A genomic stretch from Pseudomonadota bacterium includes:
- a CDS encoding IS4 family transposase: MEPSSLLALLPATLDLEASARSSGALRRRRGVRDAASLLRLTLGYAVCGLSLRGAAAWAEVGALARLSNVALLNRLRGAADWLGQIVGAILSARLSGSAGAGGERRWRLVDATTLSCPGSRKTDWRVHVGCRLGAQPRIEQLELSDGRGSESLGRFACGPGDIEIGDRGYAKAGDLADVAARGADFIVRTGWNSVRLRHADGAPFDLFAALDAVPEQGTADLSLTISRDRAQTQLLPVRLVARRLSAAEAERSRRRASRKSRKQGKTLQPQTLRAAGYVLLLTSLDAASFTAADILALYRLRWQIELLFKRLKSLLHLDQLPAKDPDLARCWIYAKLIAALLLEEMTGLFLDSPPCADRSPAANDLALARPAHAA, encoded by the coding sequence ATGGAGCCGTCCAGTTTGTTGGCGCTGTTGCCGGCGACGCTGGACTTGGAGGCCTCGGCACGATCGAGCGGGGCGTTGCGTCGCCGGCGGGGGGTGCGCGACGCGGCGAGTCTGCTGCGGCTGACGCTCGGCTACGCGGTGTGCGGTCTGTCGCTGCGGGGCGCGGCGGCGTGGGCGGAGGTCGGGGCGCTGGCCCGGCTTTCGAATGTGGCGCTGCTCAATCGGCTGCGCGGCGCGGCCGACTGGCTGGGCCAGATCGTCGGCGCCATTCTGTCGGCCCGCCTGTCGGGATCGGCTGGCGCGGGTGGCGAGCGCCGCTGGCGTCTGGTCGACGCGACGACGCTGTCGTGTCCGGGCAGCCGCAAGACCGATTGGCGGGTGCATGTGGGTTGCCGGCTGGGCGCGCAGCCGCGCATCGAGCAACTGGAGTTGAGCGACGGGCGCGGCAGCGAGAGCCTGGGCCGGTTTGCCTGCGGCCCGGGCGACATCGAGATCGGCGACCGCGGCTACGCCAAGGCCGGCGACTTGGCCGACGTGGCAGCCCGCGGCGCCGACTTCATCGTGCGGACGGGCTGGAACTCCGTGCGGCTGCGCCACGCGGACGGCGCGCCCTTCGATCTCTTCGCCGCGCTCGACGCCGTGCCCGAGCAGGGCACGGCCGACCTGTCGCTGACGATCTCGCGCGACCGCGCCCAGACGCAGCTTCTGCCGGTACGCCTGGTGGCGCGGCGGCTGAGCGCGGCCGAGGCCGAACGCAGCCGCCGCCGCGCCAGCCGCAAGAGCCGCAAGCAGGGCAAGACGCTGCAGCCGCAGACCCTGCGCGCTGCCGGCTACGTGCTGCTGCTCACTTCGCTCGATGCCGCCAGCTTCACCGCCGCCGATATCCTCGCCCTCTATCGCCTGCGCTGGCAGATCGAGCTCCTCTTCAAGCGGCTGAAGAGCCTCCTGCATCTCGACCAACTGCCGGCCAAAGACCCCGATCTCGCCCGATGTTGGATCTACGCCAAGCTCATCGCCGCGCTGCTGCTGGAAGAGATGACAGGACTCTTCCTCGACTCTCCCCCCTGCGCCGACCGCAGCCCCGCAGCGAACGACCTCGCTCTGGCGCGTCCAGCGCATGCTGCTTGA